The Candidatus Omnitrophota bacterium genome has a window encoding:
- a CDS encoding radical SAM protein: protein MRVALINLMTKEDHAFVNIGALYIASSLRKAGHEVRFIDLVRYSLDENDIKKMVKDFRPDLIAFSGIITAYYQLEPLSNSLKREFGDIPQLVGGSVGPSAVNLIERYTGADFVCMGEGEEMAPALLREMAGGKRWEKVPNLMYRGGDGTFRKSEEQQMYIEDLDSVPYPAYDLVDMEFYIAYSTSVFSLDLGEKGRPSRITTMVVSRGCPFSCSFCYRLIKKWRHHSIDNIIAHFRMMKERYGITAIVLNDELIFVDRKWFISLCDAIAASGLGLRFACGGGKPGIVTEEMIAAMKKAGFKRIGYGIESGSPKILSLMKKEVTVEKNYQALYITHKHGIISRSNIVFGHPGEDAGTVKETMRFIESVQLLQEKFGVLDDELQIWFATAYPGSPIYEQARSRGLIPDERGYLLRVTSQAHCHLNLSDFRSMAQLKSAVDKGLTWLDVKRSLRRKRYARVFKKLQRMIYLHIIYALTLGRCATLNDAKRMLGLPETRPERFRETLRKRMGCRMEGFCK, encoded by the coding sequence ATGAGAGTCGCTCTGATCAATCTCATGACAAAAGAAGACCACGCGTTCGTCAATATAGGGGCGCTCTACATCGCTTCGAGTTTGCGCAAAGCCGGCCACGAGGTCAGGTTCATAGATCTCGTGAGGTACTCGCTGGATGAGAACGACATAAAGAAGATGGTGAAAGATTTCAGGCCGGACCTGATCGCCTTCAGCGGCATCATAACCGCATATTATCAGCTGGAGCCGCTCAGCAACTCGCTCAAGAGAGAGTTCGGGGATATCCCCCAGCTTGTGGGGGGATCTGTCGGACCCAGCGCTGTGAACCTGATCGAGAGATATACGGGGGCTGATTTCGTCTGCATGGGAGAGGGTGAGGAGATGGCGCCGGCCCTGCTCAGGGAGATGGCCGGCGGGAAGAGGTGGGAAAAGGTGCCCAACCTGATGTACAGGGGCGGCGACGGGACTTTCAGGAAGTCCGAAGAACAGCAGATGTATATAGAGGACCTCGACTCCGTTCCGTATCCGGCTTACGACCTGGTCGATATGGAGTTTTACATAGCATATTCCACCAGCGTATTCAGCCTGGATCTCGGGGAGAAGGGGAGACCTTCACGCATAACGACCATGGTCGTCTCCAGGGGGTGTCCGTTCTCCTGTTCCTTCTGTTACCGCCTTATAAAGAAGTGGCGCCACCATTCTATAGATAATATAATAGCCCATTTCCGGATGATGAAGGAGAGATACGGAATAACCGCTATAGTGCTGAACGACGAGCTCATATTCGTCGACCGGAAATGGTTCATATCTTTATGCGACGCCATAGCGGCATCGGGTCTGGGCCTGCGGTTCGCATGCGGCGGGGGAAAGCCGGGCATCGTCACCGAGGAGATGATCGCCGCCATGAAGAAGGCGGGCTTCAAGCGCATAGGTTACGGCATAGAGTCCGGCAGCCCCAAGATACTCTCTCTTATGAAGAAGGAGGTCACCGTAGAGAAGAATTATCAGGCCCTCTATATCACCCACAAGCATGGTATAATAAGCAGGTCCAACATCGTCTTCGGCCATCCGGGAGAGGATGCGGGGACCGTCAAAGAGACGATGCGGTTCATAGAGTCGGTACAGCTATTGCAGGAAAAGTTCGGCGTACTGGACGATGAGCTCCAGATATGGTTTGCGACGGCGTACCCCGGCTCTCCTATTTATGAGCAGGCCCGTTCGAGAGGGCTCATCCCGGACGAGCGGGGGTATCTGCTGAGGGTCACGAGCCAGGCCCATTGTCATCTCAACCTTTCGGACTTCAGGTCTATGGCTCAGTTGAAGAGCGCGGTGGATAAGGGGCTCACCTGGCTGGATGTGAAGAGGTCCCTGCGGAGGAAGCGGTATGCCCGGGTATTTAAGAAATTGCAGAGGATGATCTACCTTCATATAATATATGCGCTGACATTGGGAAGATGCGCCACCTTGAATGACGCGAAGAGGATGCTGGGCCTCCCGGAGACCAGGCCGGAGAGATTCCGCGAAACGCTCAGGAAGAGGATGGGGTGTCGTATGGAAGGGTTTTGTAAATGA
- a CDS encoding glycosyltransferase family 4 protein — protein sequence MRLLFVPYGTEQAPATRYRVMQYIPHLKARGIECRVFSAISRFSTSVMIMSPDFAPPAKFLYYLYIFVERLFRLLAIIAVSARYDAVFLQRTTFPMRLELLLRLVNPRIIFDIDDAIYLPDKKEESIIGKIKKYVKKSEVVHVLRVSRCVIIENEYIGSFVSNYCGNVFKIPGPIDTDRFSAGERQGRQAEVVIGWIGSPATTVYLHMLDRIFKELASKYGNLRFRFIGIGRYDDPGVPFERIAWSYDTEVKELRRFDIGVMPMPDDEWTKGKLGCKMLQYMSVGIPAVVSYTPTNAEIIKDGENGFFVKSGEWTEVLSPLIEDGSLRRRIGARGRETILDKCSLTGNTDVLVEIVKKMAA from the coding sequence ATGAGGCTGCTCTTTGTCCCTTACGGGACGGAACAGGCGCCTGCTACACGGTACAGGGTGATGCAGTATATCCCGCATTTAAAGGCCCGCGGCATAGAGTGCCGCGTCTTCTCCGCCATCTCCAGATTTTCGACATCGGTTATGATAATGTCGCCGGACTTCGCCCCGCCGGCGAAGTTCCTGTACTACTTATACATATTCGTCGAGCGCCTCTTCCGGCTCCTCGCGATAATAGCGGTATCCGCGAGATACGACGCGGTCTTCCTGCAGAGGACTACGTTCCCCATGCGCCTGGAGCTCCTGCTTCGCCTGGTCAATCCGCGCATAATATTCGATATAGACGATGCCATATACCTGCCGGACAAGAAAGAAGAGAGTATCATAGGGAAGATCAAGAAGTATGTGAAGAAGAGCGAAGTCGTGCATGTACTCCGTGTATCCAGGTGTGTCATAATAGAGAACGAGTATATAGGCAGCTTCGTGTCGAACTATTGCGGCAATGTATTCAAGATACCGGGTCCTATAGATACGGACCGTTTTTCCGCCGGGGAAAGGCAGGGACGCCAGGCCGAGGTGGTGATAGGCTGGATAGGTTCGCCGGCGACGACGGTATACCTGCATATGCTCGACCGCATATTTAAAGAGCTCGCTTCGAAATACGGTAACTTACGGTTCAGGTTCATAGGAATAGGGCGGTATGACGATCCCGGCGTTCCGTTCGAACGGATCGCATGGAGTTATGACACCGAGGTCAAGGAGCTCCGGAGGTTCGACATCGGGGTCATGCCGATGCCGGATGACGAGTGGACGAAGGGGAAACTCGGGTGTAAGATGCTCCAGTATATGTCCGTAGGTATACCGGCAGTCGTCTCATATACGCCGACCAACGCGGAGATAATAAAAGACGGTGAGAACGGGTTCTTCGTGAAGTCCGGCGAATGGACGGAGGTCCTTTCGCCGCTGATAGAGGATGGATCCCTCAGGAGAAGGATAGGCGCAAGGGGCAGGGAGACGATACTGGATAAGTGCTCCCTGACCGGGAATACCGATGTGCTGGTAGAGATAGTCAAGAAGATGGCGGCTTGA